One window of the Anopheles cruzii chromosome 2, idAnoCruzAS_RS32_06, whole genome shotgun sequence genome contains the following:
- the LOC128269213 gene encoding protein Rae1 has translation MFGTQQLAANTGFGNPTPTTASNPMKDFEVSSPPEDTVSAMEFSPATLQQNFLIAGSWDCSVRCWEVEQSGKTVPKSIKTMGGPVLDVCWADDASKVFIASTDKQVKCWDLASDQVVQVAQHDAAVKTCHWVKGTSYTCLMTGSWDKTLKFWDTRTPQPMMSIQLPERCYCADVDYPMAVVGTAGRHVLIYSLENKPTQFKQQESPLKYQHRTVSVFRDKKKAPTGYALGSIEGRVAIQYVSPLNPKDNFTFKCHRSNGSTGYQDIYAVNDIAFHPLHGTLATVGSDGTFSFWDKDARTKLKSSETIDQSITKCCFNSNGQIFAYAVGYDWSKGHEYYNPQKKTYIFLRSCFEELKPRVSS, from the coding sequence ATGTTCGGCACACAACAACTCGCCGCCAATACGGGCTTCGGCAACCCCACCCCAACCACGGCCAGCAACCCGATGAAGGACTTCGAAGTGAGCTCACCGCCCGAGGACACCGTTTCGGCGATGGAATTCAGCCCGGCCACGCTGCAGCAGAACTTTCTGATCGCCGGCAGCTGGGACTGTAGCGTGCGCTGCTGGGAAGTGGAGCAGTCCGGCAAGACGGTTCCCAAGTCGATCAAAACGATGGGCGGCCCGGTGCTGGATGTGTGCTGGGCGGACGATGCCAGTAAGGTGTTCATCGCGTCGACCGACAAGCAAGTCAAGTGCTGGGACCTGGCCTCCGATCAGGTCGTTCAGGTGGCCCAGCACGATGCCGCGGTGAAGACGTGCCATTGGGTGAAGGGAACCAGCTACACGTGTCTGATGACGGGTTCGTGGGACAAAACGCTCAAGTTCTGGGACACCCGGACCCCGCAGCCGATGATGTCGATCCAGCTGCCGGAGCGTTGCTACTGTGCCGACGTCGACTACCCGATGGCGGTCGTCGGGACTGCCGGGCGCCACGTGCTGATCTACTCGCTCGAAAACAAACCGACCCAGTTCAAGCAGCAGGAGAGCCCGCTCAAGTACCAGCACCGGACCGTGTCCGTGTTCCGCGACAAAAAGAAGGCTCCCACCGGATACGCACTCGGTAGTATCGAGGGGCGCGTGGCCATCCAGTATGTTAGCCCGTTGAACCCGAAAGATAACTTTACCTTCAAATGTCACCGCTCCAATGGTTCGACCGGCTACCAGGACATTTACGCCGTGAACGACATCGCTTTCCACCCTCTGCACGGCACGCTGGCAACGGTCGGCTCGGACGGAACGTTCAGCTTCTGGGACAAGGACGCTCGCACGAAGCTGAAATCTTCGGAAACCATCGACCAGTCCATCACCAAGTGTTGCTTCAACAGCAACGGCCAGATCTTTGCGTACGCCGTCGGATACGACTGGTCGAAGGGCCACGAGTACTACAATCCGCAGAAGAAAACGtacattttccttcgctcg